In Castanea sativa cultivar Marrone di Chiusa Pesio chromosome 6, ASM4071231v1, a single window of DNA contains:
- the LOC142641638 gene encoding sterol 24-C-methyltransferase erg6-like codes for MGKTTTSRDWTQIYAIYGVDQWQTLLFLLFHALLFTILSVLYLLYFDAMGAFFESLFSVTGVTLPGGAARFAAGFTGSVTAISAVCLFFAAANFFYSAVPLHHDMALRMVGAVSDWSTVKHALDLGCGRGILLNAVATQLKKEGSSGRVVGLDRNKTTTLKTLRTAKIEGVGEYVTCREGDVRSLPFGDNYFDVVVSGVFVHTVGKEYGKRTVEAAAERTRVVGEVVRVLKPGGVGVVWDLLHVPEYVRRLQELKMEDIRVSERVTAFMVSSHIVSFRKPSQHIVGSGEVRLEWRC; via the coding sequence ATGGGTAAAACAACGACGAGCAGAGACTGGACTCAGATCTACGCGATCTACGGTGTGGACCAGTGGCAAACTctactcttcctgctcttccatGCGCTACTCTTCACCATCCTTTCCGTACTCTACTTACTCTACTTCGACGCAATGGGCGCTTTCTTCGAGTCGTTGTTTTCCGTCACCGGCGTAACTCTCCCAGGCGGCGCAGCCAGATTCGCCGCCGGCTTCACCGGCTCCGTAACTGCTATATCCGCCGTGTGCCTCTTCTTCGCCGCCGCGAACTTCTTCTACTCGGCCGTCCCGCTCCACCACGACATGGCGCTCCGGATGGTCGGCGCGGTCAGCGACTGGTCAACGGTCAAGCACGCCCTCGACCTCGGCTGCGGCCGCGGGATCCTCCTGAACGCCGTGGCAACGCAGCTGAAGAAAGAAGGGAGTTCGGGTCGGGTCGTCGGGTTGGACCGGAACAAGACGACGACGTTGAAGACGCTACGCACCGCGAAGATCGAGGGAGTGGGAGAGTACGTGACGTGCAGAGAGGGCGACGTCCGGAGCTTGCCGTTCGGCGATAACTACTTCGACGTGGTGGTGTCGGGAGTGTTCGTGCACACGGTGGGGAAGGAGTACGGGAAGAGGACGGTGGAGGCGGCGGCGGAGAGAACCAGAGTGGTGGGTGAAGTGGTGAGAGTGTTGAAGCCAGGTGGGGTCGGAGTCGTGTGGGACCTACTTCACGTGCCGGAGTACGTGCGCCGACTCCAAGAGCTGAAAATGGAGGACATTCGGGTCTCCGAGCGGGTCACCGCTTTTATGGTCAGTAGTCACATCGTTTCGTTTCGGAAGCCCAGTCAGCACATCGTTGGCTCCGGCGAGGTCAGGCTCGAATGGCGTTGCTGA